A single window of Usitatibacter rugosus DNA harbors:
- a CDS encoding catalase, protein MATKKAAGKTTAGGPARGATPPGDAAARKAAATQKLAAAFPFNANKPNEIGEQKPKAGVHAPLPDPSVGASTLMEGNSTGKPQLEAARIDAEGAVLTTNFGAPVADNQNSLKAGLRGPTLLEDFILREKITHFDHERIPERIVHARGSGAHGYFECYDSLARFTRAEFLSAKGKRTPVFVRFSTVAGERGSTDTPRDVRGFATKFYTGEGNFDIVGNNIPVFFIQDAMKFPDLVHAVKPEPHNGMPQAASAHDTFWDFVSLMPETTHMLMWVMSDRALPRSLKTMQGFGVHTFRFVNAKDESRFVKFHWNPVAGTHSLDWDECIKISGADSDFHRRDLWESIEAGVFPEWELGVQVFTEAQAEKYSFDVLDATKIVPEELVPVVPVGRMVLDRNPDNFFAETEQVAFGVQNLVPGIDFSNDPLLAGRIHSYFDTQLSRLGGPNFHEIPINAPVAPANNNQRDGIHRHAVNRGRVAYEPNSLGGGCPFQAGAAGFRSFPQPMEGDKVRGKPERFADHYSQATLFWNSQTEYEKAHIVRAFRFELTKVTVPAIRERTLSMLRNVTDELAGQVAEGLGMALPRAMPKLVASVKVEVQESPALSLTARPGNGDLRGRHVAILVAPGVDAKSVKATTTALQKEGVVVHTLAARLGDVAGKGGTITPDGTLETMPSVLHDGVVVPDGEEGADELGSLGQALEFLKDQYRHAKPILMLGAGRAVLEEAGIPVDDDTDWAIASQAASFIDALRKHRHWDRQIDPPPI, encoded by the coding sequence ATGGCCACGAAGAAAGCCGCAGGTAAGACGACCGCGGGCGGCCCCGCTCGCGGCGCAACGCCGCCCGGCGACGCCGCAGCCCGCAAAGCGGCCGCAACGCAGAAGCTTGCCGCCGCCTTTCCCTTCAACGCGAACAAGCCGAACGAGATCGGCGAGCAGAAGCCGAAGGCGGGTGTCCATGCGCCGCTGCCCGATCCGTCGGTGGGTGCCAGCACGCTCATGGAGGGCAACTCGACCGGCAAGCCGCAGCTCGAAGCCGCACGCATCGACGCCGAAGGCGCCGTGCTGACCACGAACTTCGGAGCTCCGGTCGCGGACAACCAGAATTCGCTCAAGGCGGGTCTGCGCGGCCCGACGCTCCTGGAGGACTTCATCCTCCGCGAGAAGATCACGCACTTCGACCACGAGCGCATCCCGGAGCGCATCGTGCACGCACGTGGCTCCGGCGCGCACGGCTACTTCGAGTGCTACGACTCGCTCGCCCGCTTCACGCGCGCGGAGTTCCTGTCGGCGAAGGGCAAGCGCACGCCCGTCTTCGTGCGCTTCTCCACGGTGGCCGGCGAACGCGGCTCCACCGACACGCCGCGCGACGTGCGCGGCTTCGCGACCAAGTTCTACACCGGCGAGGGCAACTTCGACATCGTCGGCAACAACATCCCCGTATTCTTCATCCAGGACGCGATGAAGTTTCCGGACCTGGTCCACGCCGTGAAGCCCGAGCCGCACAACGGCATGCCGCAGGCGGCCAGCGCCCACGACACGTTCTGGGACTTCGTTTCACTCATGCCGGAGACGACCCACATGCTGATGTGGGTGATGTCGGATCGCGCTCTGCCGCGCAGCCTCAAGACCATGCAGGGCTTCGGCGTGCACACGTTCCGGTTCGTGAACGCGAAGGACGAGTCGCGCTTCGTGAAATTCCACTGGAATCCGGTCGCGGGAACGCACTCCCTCGACTGGGACGAGTGCATCAAGATCTCCGGCGCCGACTCGGATTTCCACCGGCGCGACCTCTGGGAATCCATCGAGGCCGGGGTGTTCCCCGAGTGGGAGCTGGGCGTGCAAGTGTTCACCGAGGCGCAGGCCGAGAAGTACAGCTTCGACGTGCTCGACGCCACGAAGATCGTCCCGGAGGAGCTGGTGCCGGTGGTGCCGGTCGGGCGCATGGTGCTCGACCGCAATCCCGACAACTTCTTCGCCGAGACCGAGCAGGTGGCCTTCGGCGTGCAGAACCTCGTGCCCGGGATCGACTTCTCGAACGACCCGCTGCTGGCCGGGCGCATCCATTCGTATTTCGACACGCAGCTCTCGCGCCTGGGCGGTCCGAACTTCCACGAGATCCCGATCAACGCCCCGGTCGCGCCGGCGAACAACAACCAGCGCGACGGCATCCACCGGCACGCGGTGAATCGTGGCCGCGTGGCGTACGAGCCGAACTCGCTCGGCGGCGGTTGCCCGTTCCAGGCGGGCGCTGCGGGCTTTCGGTCCTTCCCGCAGCCGATGGAGGGCGACAAGGTGCGCGGCAAGCCCGAGCGCTTCGCCGACCACTACTCGCAGGCGACGCTCTTCTGGAACAGCCAGACGGAGTACGAGAAGGCCCACATCGTCCGCGCGTTCCGATTCGAGCTCACCAAGGTGACGGTGCCGGCCATTCGCGAGCGGACGCTCTCGATGCTTCGCAACGTCACCGACGAGCTGGCGGGCCAGGTGGCCGAAGGGCTCGGCATGGCGCTGCCGAGGGCGATGCCGAAGCTGGTCGCTTCGGTGAAAGTGGAGGTCCAGGAGTCTCCGGCGCTCTCGCTCACCGCGCGCCCCGGCAATGGCGACCTGCGGGGCAGGCACGTCGCGATCCTCGTCGCGCCCGGCGTCGATGCGAAATCCGTGAAAGCCACGACAACCGCCTTGCAGAAGGAAGGCGTCGTGGTGCACACGCTCGCCGCCCGCCTGGGTGACGTTGCGGGCAAAGGCGGGACGATCACGCCCGACGGCACGCTCGAGACGATGCCCTCGGTGCTTCACGACGGCGTCGTCGTTCCGGATGGAGAAGAGGGCGCGGACGAGCTGGGCTCGCTCGGCCAGGCGCTCGAGTTCCTGAAGGACCAGTACCGCCACGCGAAGCCGATCCTCATGCTCGGCGCGGGC